A stretch of the Paucidesulfovibrio longus DSM 6739 genome encodes the following:
- a CDS encoding sensor histidine kinase translates to MDINFQYMDTKRSSPESVFPAMETLLKARYADNQPTAIIACDDNALDFLLARRDSLFPSVPIVFCGINNFSPERLRGVHGITGVAEDFDLRSTIDMALRLQPGVRRIVSVSDGTPSSRANLERLRFLSSEYRQQGLSFEELADLPEAELRMRLAQLNPDSIVLHLNYFRSPEGKTYTPQESIRLVADAAPVPIYSCWAWYLGHGIVGGRLASGFTQGKAAAEMIARILEGTPADVIPILKDSPNAWMFDAKQLSRFNLDREKLPPDSVLINDYSGFFERHRSLVLGAGLVVLLLSGTILLLTMNILARRRAEYNLKESEQRYRALYEEATVGIIIFDEALQILEANPLLRRNLGYSDEELRGRVLTEFIHSDDLAQLPVQVGSLLQGNIVRTQRRMRRKDGVYLSFEISARRLGPGFIQGVYHDVTARVDAEQELQRAKEYAEATSRSKSTFLANMSHELRTPLTTTKGMLELLRAKSPREDQQRYIQHALDSCDSLTLLLSDILDLSRVEAGRIELQLEPFSLGELLASIRLNHGSAASKKGLRLDIRSQPDLSDRLVGDPVRLRQVLVNLVGNAVKYTDKGTVSLSVERLGALRQGEERLLFTVSDTGIGIPDELLPTMFEAFTQAETSNARKYQGAGLGLQIVKRLVQLMGGVLCVVSEQGRGTQVHLSLRLGLPQE, encoded by the coding sequence GTGGACATCAATTTTCAATACATGGACACGAAGCGCAGTTCTCCCGAATCCGTCTTCCCCGCGATGGAAACGCTGCTCAAGGCCCGCTACGCAGACAACCAACCGACAGCCATCATCGCCTGCGACGACAATGCCCTGGACTTCCTGCTCGCCCGGAGGGACTCCCTTTTCCCCTCCGTTCCCATCGTCTTCTGCGGCATCAACAACTTCTCGCCGGAAAGGCTGCGCGGCGTTCACGGCATCACGGGCGTGGCCGAAGACTTCGACCTGCGCAGCACCATCGACATGGCCCTCCGGCTCCAGCCCGGCGTCCGCCGGATCGTTTCCGTCAGCGACGGCACGCCTTCCAGCAGGGCCAACCTCGAACGCCTCCGGTTCCTCTCCTCCGAATACCGGCAACAGGGTCTGTCCTTCGAAGAGCTGGCCGACCTCCCGGAAGCGGAACTCCGCATGCGCCTCGCCCAACTGAATCCCGACAGCATCGTGCTGCACCTGAACTACTTCCGCTCGCCGGAGGGCAAGACCTACACGCCGCAGGAGAGCATCCGGCTCGTGGCGGACGCCGCCCCGGTTCCCATCTATTCCTGCTGGGCCTGGTACCTCGGTCACGGCATCGTGGGCGGCAGGCTCGCCAGCGGATTCACCCAGGGCAAAGCCGCCGCTGAAATGATCGCCCGCATCCTGGAAGGCACCCCCGCGGACGTCATCCCGATCCTCAAGGACAGCCCCAACGCCTGGATGTTCGACGCGAAGCAATTGTCGCGCTTCAATCTCGACAGGGAAAAGCTGCCCCCGGACAGCGTGCTCATCAACGACTATTCCGGGTTCTTCGAGCGCCACCGCTCCCTGGTGCTCGGCGCGGGCCTGGTGGTGCTGCTCCTCAGCGGGACCATCCTCCTCCTGACCATGAACATCCTGGCCCGCCGCCGCGCGGAGTACAATCTCAAGGAAAGCGAACAGCGCTACCGCGCGCTTTACGAAGAAGCCACGGTGGGCATCATCATCTTCGATGAGGCGCTCCAAATACTGGAAGCCAACCCGTTGCTCCGGCGCAACCTGGGCTACAGCGACGAAGAGCTGCGCGGCAGGGTGCTGACGGAGTTCATTCACAGCGACGATCTCGCCCAACTGCCGGTCCAGGTCGGCTCCCTGTTGCAGGGAAACATCGTCCGCACGCAACGGCGGATGCGGCGCAAGGACGGCGTGTATCTCTCGTTCGAAATCAGCGCGCGCCGCCTGGGGCCGGGCTTCATTCAAGGCGTGTATCACGACGTGACGGCGCGGGTGGACGCGGAACAGGAACTCCAGCGGGCCAAGGAATACGCCGAGGCCACGAGCCGCTCCAAATCGACCTTCCTGGCCAACATGAGCCACGAGCTGCGCACGCCGCTGACCACGACCAAAGGCATGCTCGAATTGCTGCGCGCCAAGTCGCCGCGCGAGGACCAGCAACGCTACATTCAGCACGCGCTGGACTCCTGCGACAGCCTGACGCTGCTTCTCAGCGACATTCTCGACCTGTCCAGGGTGGAGGCGGGCCGCATCGAGCTGCAACTGGAACCATTCTCCCTGGGAGAGTTGCTGGCCTCCATACGCCTCAACCACGGCAGCGCGGCAAGCAAAAAGGGCCTGAGACTGGACATCCGCAGCCAGCCGGACCTTTCGGATCGACTTGTGGGCGACCCTGTCCGCCTGCGGCAGGTGCTCGTGAATCTGGTGGGCAACGCGGTCAAATACACGGACAAGGGCACGGTGTCCCTTTCGGTCGAAAGGCTCGGCGCGCTGCGGCAGGGCGAGGAGCGGCTGCTGTTCACGGTCAGCGACACGGGCATCGGCATCCCGGACGAGCTGCTCCCGACCATGTTCGAAGCCTTCACCCAGGCCGAAACCTCGAACGCGCGGAAATATCAGGGCGCGGGACTGGGGCTTCAGATCGTCAAGCGCCTGGTGCAGCTCATGGGCGGAGTGCTTTGCGTGGTCAGCGAGCAGGGCCGAGGCACGCAGGTGCATCTCAGCCTCCGGCTGGGGCTGCCGCAGGAATAG
- a CDS encoding TOBE domain-containing protein, giving the protein MSDSGSMRLPASETFTVPKEVRHLSAEQAESLERAFTAWRDAARTPASRRSRERLRMVFLLLRHTGARLGEALGLDELLDIDTLRGSVLLGKDRARRDVPLPAELCRDLRLMLQSPEFSGLEGRFFRLDPGYVRRVFYARAEECGFPRELSSPRILRNTRAVELLRSGVPLAVVRDILGQSSADLTAVFQHYSGGAAATLVRRLALRDIQGRTSARNTFIGSVVEVVRDGVMAEVVMETRTGRRLCALITQESSVSLQLEPGVPVVATIKAPLVNVYRVGASARSAVRNRVVAEITSLRGTEVITEISGQTQDGENVCALLSTGSAGELALAKGEMVEFRFKSLSVVLNTV; this is encoded by the coding sequence ATGTCCGATTCTGGCAGCATGCGGCTTCCCGCGAGCGAAACCTTCACCGTGCCCAAGGAGGTGCGCCACCTCTCCGCGGAGCAGGCGGAGTCCCTGGAACGGGCCTTCACGGCATGGCGCGACGCTGCGCGGACTCCGGCCAGCCGCCGTTCGCGCGAGCGGCTGCGCATGGTCTTTCTGCTGCTGAGGCACACGGGCGCGCGGCTTGGCGAGGCTCTCGGCCTGGACGAGCTGCTGGACATCGACACCCTGCGCGGCTCGGTATTGCTCGGCAAGGACCGGGCAAGGCGCGACGTGCCGCTTCCGGCGGAGCTTTGCCGCGACCTGCGGCTGATGCTGCAATCCCCGGAATTTTCCGGACTGGAAGGGCGTTTTTTTCGGCTCGATCCCGGATACGTGCGCCGCGTCTTCTATGCCCGCGCCGAGGAGTGCGGCTTCCCGCGCGAGCTTTCCTCGCCGCGCATCCTGCGCAATACCCGCGCCGTGGAATTGCTGCGCAGCGGGGTTCCCCTGGCCGTGGTCCGCGACATCCTCGGCCAGTCCTCCGCGGACCTCACAGCGGTTTTTCAGCATTATTCCGGAGGGGCCGCTGCCACTCTCGTGCGGCGGCTGGCCCTGCGCGACATCCAGGGACGCACCAGCGCGCGCAACACCTTCATCGGCAGCGTGGTCGAGGTGGTCCGTGACGGGGTCATGGCCGAAGTGGTCATGGAGACCCGGACAGGCCGCCGCCTCTGCGCGTTGATCACCCAGGAAAGCTCGGTCTCCCTGCAATTGGAGCCGGGAGTGCCCGTGGTGGCCACGATCAAGGCGCCGCTCGTGAACGTCTATCGGGTCGGAGCGTCCGCGCGCAGCGCCGTGCGCAACCGGGTGGTGGCGGAAATCACCTCGCTGCGCGGCACGGAAGTCATCACGGAGATATCCGGGCAAACCCAGGACGGCGAAAACGTCTGCGCCCTGCTGTCCACCGGCAGCGCCGGGGAGCTGGCCCTTGCGAAGGGAGAGATGGTCGAGTTCCGCTTCAAGTCCCTGTCCGTGGTCCTGAACACGGTCTGA
- the modA gene encoding molybdate ABC transporter substrate-binding protein → MKRISLLLFAALLLLPLPAFAADLFIAQAANFMPAMKEIIPMFEAKTGLSVEATYTSTGKLYGQITNGAPFDLFLAADEKRPAKLFADGQSEEPFVYAKGQVVLWSMNPELCKGSWQDAVQAETTRKLAIANTETAPYGTSAMKALQAAGLWDSAQPKLVFGQSIAQAFQFASTGAADAGFCAYSSVFTEEGGKGCFLAVPEAPEVIQAACVLKSAPHPDAAAEFVKFLGTPEVAAVKAKYGYK, encoded by the coding sequence ATGAAACGAATTTCGCTGCTGCTCTTCGCGGCCTTGCTCCTCCTGCCGCTGCCCGCCTTTGCCGCGGATCTCTTCATCGCCCAGGCCGCCAACTTCATGCCCGCCATGAAGGAGATCATCCCCATGTTCGAGGCCAAGACGGGCCTGAGCGTCGAGGCCACCTACACCTCCACGGGCAAGCTCTACGGCCAGATCACCAACGGCGCGCCCTTCGACCTCTTCCTGGCGGCGGACGAAAAGCGCCCGGCCAAGCTCTTCGCCGACGGCCAGAGCGAGGAACCCTTTGTCTACGCCAAGGGCCAGGTCGTGCTCTGGAGCATGAACCCCGAACTCTGCAAGGGTTCCTGGCAGGACGCCGTGCAGGCCGAAACCACACGCAAGCTCGCCATCGCCAACACGGAAACCGCACCCTACGGCACCTCCGCCATGAAGGCGCTCCAGGCCGCAGGACTCTGGGACAGCGCGCAGCCCAAGCTGGTCTTCGGCCAGTCCATTGCCCAGGCCTTTCAGTTCGCCTCCACCGGAGCGGCCGACGCGGGCTTCTGCGCCTATTCCTCGGTCTTCACCGAAGAAGGCGGCAAAGGTTGTTTTCTGGCCGTTCCCGAAGCCCCGGAAGTCATCCAGGCCGCCTGCGTGCTGAAGAGCGCCCCGCACCCGGACGCCGCCGCCGAATTCGTGAAATTCCTGGGCACCCCCGAAGTCGCCGCCGTCAAGGCCAAGTACGGATACAAGTAG
- the modB gene encoding molybdate ABC transporter permease subunit yields MDWTPLLLSAKLALLTTLLIPVAAAPLAYVLAFFRFPGKSVLDAFVTLPMVLPPTVLGFGLLIIFGPQACLGGAWEGLFGERLVFSFAGVLIASLIFNLPFAVQPMRASFEKLDSRLLESSAILGLSRTAAFFRVVLPNCLGGLAAASILVFAHSLGEFGVILMVGGSIPGETKVASIAIFEAVEALRYEDAFRMSALLVPVSFVVLLIINKINARKP; encoded by the coding sequence ATGGACTGGACCCCTCTTCTTCTGTCCGCCAAGCTGGCGCTGCTGACCACCCTGCTCATCCCGGTGGCGGCAGCGCCGCTGGCCTATGTCCTGGCTTTTTTCCGCTTTCCCGGAAAGAGCGTGCTGGACGCCTTCGTGACCCTGCCCATGGTGCTTCCGCCCACGGTGCTCGGCTTCGGCCTGCTGATCATCTTCGGGCCTCAGGCCTGCCTGGGAGGGGCCTGGGAAGGGCTCTTCGGCGAACGGCTGGTCTTCAGCTTCGCCGGCGTTCTCATCGCCTCGCTGATCTTCAATCTGCCTTTCGCGGTCCAGCCCATGCGCGCCTCCTTCGAGAAGCTGGACTCCCGCCTGCTGGAAAGCTCGGCCATTCTCGGCCTTTCGCGCACCGCCGCCTTTTTCCGTGTGGTCCTGCCCAACTGCCTCGGCGGCCTCGCGGCCGCCTCCATCCTCGTCTTCGCCCACAGCCTGGGCGAATTCGGCGTCATACTCATGGTCGGCGGCTCCATACCCGGCGAAACCAAGGTCGCCTCCATCGCCATTTTCGAGGCGGTGGAAGCCCTGCGGTACGAAGATGCGTTCCGCATGTCCGCACTGCTCGTGCCTGTAAGCTTCGTGGTCCTGCTCATCATCAACAAGATCAATGCGAGGAAGCCTTGA
- a CDS encoding ATP-binding cassette domain-containing protein, whose translation MTLEVNLRKKLPHFELDVKLCCPSGCLTAIVGPSGAGKTTLVRLMAGLERPDQGRISLNGTAWVDTGKRIFLKPQKRKLGLVFQDYCLFPHLSVRRNVAFAANDDARVDELLTLFGIRHLQDRKPQNISGGERQRAAFCQALAREPSLLLLDEPFSALDAATRETLRCELRDLKTTLDIPIIHVTHDLGEARFLADAILPVVNGRITPDWLERQYAPCMCGADGDAPLN comes from the coding sequence TTGACCCTGGAAGTGAATCTGCGCAAGAAATTGCCCCATTTCGAACTGGACGTGAAGCTTTGCTGCCCGTCCGGCTGCCTGACGGCCATTGTCGGACCGTCCGGCGCGGGCAAGACCACGCTCGTCCGGCTCATGGCCGGGCTGGAACGGCCGGACCAGGGACGCATCAGCCTGAACGGAACGGCCTGGGTAGACACCGGGAAGCGGATCTTCCTCAAGCCCCAGAAGCGCAAATTGGGGCTCGTCTTCCAGGATTACTGCCTTTTCCCGCACCTGAGCGTGCGCAGGAACGTGGCCTTCGCGGCCAACGACGACGCCAGGGTGGACGAACTGCTGACCCTCTTCGGAATCCGGCATCTCCAGGACCGCAAGCCGCAGAACATCTCCGGCGGGGAACGCCAGCGCGCCGCCTTCTGCCAAGCCCTGGCCCGCGAGCCGTCGCTGCTGCTGCTGGACGAGCCCTTTTCCGCTCTGGACGCCGCCACCCGCGAAACCCTGCGCTGCGAGCTGCGCGATCTGAAGACAACCCTGGACATCCCCATCATTCACGTGACGCACGACCTGGGCGAGGCCCGTTTCCTGGCGGATGCGATCCTCCCCGTGGTCAACGGCCGGATCACCCCGGACTGGTTGGAACGCCAATACGCCCCCTGCATGTGCGGCGCTGACGGCGACGCCCCGTTGAACTAG